The following nucleotide sequence is from Thermostaphylospora chromogena.
GGCGCCGATTTCGTGGTCAGCGCCAACACCATCGTGGAGGTCAGCCACGGAAGGGTGGACATGCCCCGGCTGCAATGGGTGCTGTCCCGGGTCAGGGTCGAGCCGGTGACCGAAGCCGGGGCGAAGGCGGCCGCGCAACTGCTCAAGGCCGCGGGTCTGCACGGTCACAAGTACGCGATCGACGCGACGGTCGCCGAGATGGCGCTGCGCCAGCCGGGTCCGGTGGCCATGCTGACCTCTGATGTCGATGACATGGCCCGGCTGTGCGGCGACCGGATCCGGCTCATCGGTGTTTGAACGGACGGCGGCCTGCGAGTCCGGGGCCCGGCGATGAGCCGGGCGGGTGGCGGAGCGGCGCGCGATCCGCGACGGACCACCGCCACCGGCCTGCCCGCCCGGCGTCCGTCCGCCCGGCCGGTCAGGCGTCAGCGGGTGCCGAGCTTCTCCACGATCAGACGGTAGAGCTGGCGAGGACGGCCGGGCTGGGGGGTGCGGTTCGGAGGAAGCGGCCACGCGAGTCCCTCGTCCACCAGCGTGCGCAGCAACCGCCTCGCCGTACGTGGGGTCACCCCGAGCATGCGGCCGGCGCTCTCCGCGTCGACCACGGTGTCCCCGCCCTCCAGCTTGGCCGCCAACCGGGCCAGTATCTCGACACCCTTGGGCTTGGCCGTTCCCGGCCCCGCAGGAGGCATCCTGGGCGCTGGGATGAGTGCTCTGCCCTCGCGGTCGACGACGAAGCCCTGGGGCTGCTTACCCGCCTGGCTGCGGGCCAGCGCCGCCCTGGCGTGGGTCTCCGCGTCATGCGTGGTGCGGCCCATGCCGACGCCGACCTCCACGGCCAGGCCCAGCTCGTCGCGGATGCGCCCGGCGAACGGCAGCACCCGGAAGCCGTCCGTGGCCGAGGCCACCGACCCGCGGGTCGCGGTCACCAGGTAGCTGTGGTCGTCGATCGGCCAGACCGTGGCGTTGATCCGGTTGGCCTCCTGGACCAGCAGCCGGTGCAGCGACAGCCGCAGCTCGTCGCGCCAGTAGCGCGGCGCGGCCCGGCGTACCGGCTCGCGCAGCGTGGGCACCTCCACGATCACCACGGTGAGCTGTGACTCCTCCAGCCGGTGGTGGGCGCCCAGCAGCGCCGCGGTGTGCAGGGCCGTACGGACCGCCGAGGAGGTCGGCTTGACGCGGATCACGGGGATCGACGCCGCCTGAAGCCGTTCGGCCACCGCGGGCAGGCAGGTCAGCGCGCCGCTCGTGGCGCCCTGCCGGGCCAGCCGCTCGTGGTAGGCGACGATGGTGCTGGTGGCGCCGGGCTCGTCCCGGCTGTGCACCTCGGCGCTCGCCAGCCCGAGGTCGGCGTACGCCTCTTCGACGTCGGCCCGGCTGAGCACGTCGATGCTGACCCGCTGTGGATCTATCCGCTCGTCGATCGCGGCCTTGGCCAGCGCCGCGACCAGCGCCGCCCCGCCGAGTTGGACGTACG
It contains:
- a CDS encoding DNA-binding protein, with product MIEHVETVALDAQGLSAWIAEDREVLAMFQVFHAMGADFVVSANTIVEVSHGRVDMPRLQWVLSRVRVEPVTEAGAKAAAQLLKAAGLHGHKYAIDATVAEMALRQPGPVAMLTSDVDDMARLCGDRIRLIGV
- a CDS encoding GTP cyclohydrolase IIa — its product is MTPDLTIGVVGPHDLVERVMLMGHTAAPLPCRLVAAAYRDEQEAADKVTRLGPGVDACLFASPVPYELARRSGVLTMPATYVQLGGAALVAALAKAAIDERIDPQRVSIDVLSRADVEEAYADLGLASAEVHSRDEPGATSTIVAYHERLARQGATSGALTCLPAVAERLQAASIPVIRVKPTSSAVRTALHTAALLGAHHRLEESQLTVVIVEVPTLREPVRRAAPRYWRDELRLSLHRLLVQEANRINATVWPIDDHSYLVTATRGSVASATDGFRVLPFAGRIRDELGLAVEVGVGMGRTTHDAETHARAALARSQAGKQPQGFVVDREGRALIPAPRMPPAGPGTAKPKGVEILARLAAKLEGGDTVVDAESAGRMLGVTPRTARRLLRTLVDEGLAWPLPPNRTPQPGRPRQLYRLIVEKLGTR